Proteins co-encoded in one Oncorhynchus masou masou isolate Uvic2021 chromosome 22, UVic_Omas_1.1, whole genome shotgun sequence genomic window:
- the LOC135508843 gene encoding fibrous sheath-interacting protein 2-like, translating into MDGDEARKGLQEAPERTFPVFFRGKLGEKLHQETPGFDLLDPNMRVIDVSYNCLHDKHLKSFFRHPERKKRLVKQGLITSNEKVLCTCKEYNRYSSYIKSVQLLWEKQCCAQQKMLLKQFLVLQQQGEVPSHISLTDIRDWLIAKGRNYFKNTFQSEMEEGKNLHLAELAWDVKRRLRLKGAGKRSVQGAAPGAPNPLVGDWTAW; encoded by the exons GGGTTACAGGAAGCCCCAGAAAGGACATTCCCTGTATTCTTCAGAGGAAAGCTGGGGGAGAAG CTCCATCAGGAGACCCCAGGGTTTGACCTGTTGGACCCCAACATGAGAGTCATAGATGTTAGTTATAACTGCCTCCACGACAAACACCTGAAGAGTTTTTTCCGCCATCCGGAAAGGAAGAAGCGGCTGGTGAAGCAAGGCCTCATCACCTCAAATGAGAAG GTGCTGTGTACGTGTAAAGAGTACAATCGCTACAGTAGCTACATCAAGTCAGTTCAGTTGCTGTGGGAGAAGCAGTGCTGTGCCCAGCAG aaaatGCTTTTGAAGCAGTTCCTAGTCTTGCAGCAGCAAGGGGAGGTTCCGTCCCACATCTCACTGACGGATATTAGAGATTGGCTCATTGCCAAGGGTAGAAACTACTTCAAGAACAC GTTTCAGAGTGAAATGGAAGAGGGGAAGAACCTTCACTTGGCCGAACTGGCTTGGGATGTGAAACGACGCCTCAGGCTTAAAGGAGCTGGAAAGAGAAGTGTGCAGGGAGCTGCGCCTGGAGCGCCGAATCCGCTGGTCGGTGATTGGACAG CCTGGTAG
- the LOC135509540 gene encoding mucin-17-like has translation MIGHITSSVLEEVNSILIPALVDLIRVRASESAAENMLPISKDTNEDSTQGSVSCTSLLSKVNAICLTQSPDSRSSPISIDEPVTAVQTYCSSSSLSSEERAHSFSSQISTKNLLADWPRSANPPSAKPPPAEPQSAKPPTATDYSGTLSAVVGRGHVIPVKLTVAPFSSLISSDETNTNLSSSSLPSSCSIKLSDSRSVIPCSLTVSSISNVLGPDSSSSPVRENKFATEVSSICLSQDRNGQGGSVTPPAPLDVSLPSIIERAGGLVCSVISQSLAIVEARSSVNGEEGSPSPTTVSHSPTRVFVSHLRSSPLGEDLVDSTLADVISVLKMEGILSSSLTLEEELLDLSSSCSSSSSETLQCVSVGPLGSGSETSFKLLGGRTLSIATPTAHVTTEDLEVYSDEIIDEILIIMRTKKDDDSGSDVSGASTPCNTPAPQSRSSSALRGVLPHDRRILSTTLLGIQNTLDSENLSGECSTSPQDNARVLEMIKLLQRRLEGTPSESSSHITDVASPLGFPLPVSLYAVQSSVFTTDKDLKAERVKGVFESLRSQFMSYSIKPVSNIITRATTKMAASNQVSSETLQAASAKSSAVAQNLISLVLFKVAKVSCSDDLEGLGDHLRCPSTLTRVLTPLTSEKVTLTPAVLKIRREMSKEVATELQSFLIKESLTDTQTPSNGHVCTSGSAPREAVRDILRKTKEEASNKSLNNIFSVNLDERLTDSIADALYPKLHDRLESKRELQASYYSSQISCSLSPFKVESSLELQEFTDPLSESVLCLLDRTFGDKAQNLKTGGGVLQYVTDPTYKKLLIGPHTNDVNVVMHTIAVEELPVEGCIAQSEANHGLHKKQELPSSTSGRGNETPSPTNCLLEGVVGKLVRKMLFQGLNIPEVPMNYSRSENFKLQYELVAKLCPLMVRTIMATTIANQPPTIQEAAMSSENIHVKELCEAGIKHLKENHVPNDSETNIMVRGALSEIESCMIETSDKDSPSLHSTPEVVVDLITKLLHGYELNSEDFASPVSSPTTTLSDVAMDMVVSVLRDMSDSPDVTSALEMTKDLKTPYSRPSSARIVSALCRELEEHMGSPDALRRALSRGSGEMTTAIASAVTREVNRLGSIVPKVSVRPLSSDICLRTDQDKVMVKSRCGSAEVKASQPVYIIVHVEAVMDIIVRLRSLIVPRTQDKLASWTLVEDVTNKLSSALWVRVTNRWREANVCLKATDIFQLVLSVHRKLMQRYGTEEALQKILCHKAPKLHKDIVCLVTNGIMDAPSKLQDTKNLESTLNLKELTALFNEMTTRQSLNKKAEQSSIKTEIEQPEWSTVEQVTSGSTSFIRELILEEVLMKLVKKICRMPKRTNKRQRIQISDLVTELIRLFDDEVAKYLIEEMESQQKSFNSKMTSKLADAIYTDLGKVKRLKRSLKIDELFEDQEMLSIVSVIVSHKLLAILKPSVSNPYDRETSDLEDSCSNDLEDAESEGVHYATGRKSNMSIVFKDTTNQPEMYIAVDSPPMIKFSKMRKGIRDFFWGVQKAWKRLVTCKSSGSSDG, from the exons ATGATTGGGCACATAACGAGCTCAGTATTGGAGGAGGTAAATAGCATCCTGATCCCTGCCTTGGTTGACCTTATAAGGGTGAGAGCTTCAGAAAGTGCTGCAGAGAATATGCTCCCCATCAGCAAAGACACCAACGAAGATTCAACCCAGGGCTCTGTCAGCTGTACCTCCCTACTCTCCAAAGTCAATGCGATCTGTCTCACTCAGAGTCCTGACAGTAGGTCCTCCCCAATCTCCATTGATGAACCAGTCACTGCTGTCCAGACCTATTGTAGCAGCAGTTCTCTGTCCAGTGAGGAACGAGCACACTCTTTCTCCAGTCAGATCTCCACTAAGAACCTCCTGGCTGATTGGCCACGTTCTGCCAATCCACCATCTGCTAAACCACCACCTGCTGAACCACAATCTGCTAAACCACCTACTGCCACTGACTACTCTGGAACCTTATCTGCTGTGGTAGGTCGTGGGCATGTCATCCCTGTCAAACTGACCGTGGCCCCTTTCTCCTCCTTAATCTCCAGTGACGAGACCAACAccaacctctcctccagcagCCTCCCCTCCTCGTGCTCCATCAAGCTTTCAGACAGTAGGAGTGTAATTCCTTGCTCCCTGACTGTAAGCTCCATTTCAAATGTTCTTGGACCTGACTCTAGCAGCAGCCCTGTGCGGGAGAATAAATTTGCTACTGAGGTCTCGTCGATCTGCCTCAGCCAAGATAGAAATGGCCAAGGAGGGAGTGTGACACCACCAGCCCCTTTGGATGTTTCCCTCCCCTCCATTATTGAGCGGGCTGGTGGACTTGTATGTTCCGTCATCTCCCAGTCTTTAGCAATTGTGGAGGCGCGGTCAAGTGTGAATGGTGAGGAGGGCTCTCCATCTCCCACCACAGTCTCCCATTCTCCTACAAGGGTGTTTGTCAGCCACTTAAGGAGTAGCCCACTAGGTGAGGACCTTGTAGATTCAACACTTGCGGATGTAATCTCTGTCCTGAAAATGGAGGGaattctttcctcctctctgactTTGGAGGAGGAGCTGCTTGATCTCTCCTCCAGTTGTTCTTCGTCATCAAGCGAAACACTACAATGTGTGTCTGTTGGCCCTCTTGGCAGTGGGTCGGAGACGTCCTTCAAACTTCTTGGGGGTCGTACTCTGAGTATCGCCACCCCAACGGCCCATGTTACCACAGAGGACTTAGAAGTCTACAGTGATGAGATCATTGATGAAATCCTTATTATAATGAGGACCAAAAAAGATGATGACAGTGGAAGTGACGTCTCTGGTGCATCAACACCATGCAACACACCAGCACCACAGAGCCGGTCCTCTTCTGCACTGAGGGGAGTGCTTCCCCATGACAGGAGGATACTCAGCACAACACTGCTTGGAATCCAGAACACACTAGACAGTGAGAACCTCTCAGGAGAGTGTTCCACCTCACCACAGGACAATGCCAGAGTCCTGGAGATGATAAAGTTGCTGCAGAGGCGCCTTGAGGGGACACCCTCAGAGTCCTCCAGCCATATCACAGATGTGGCTTCACCCTTGGGCtttcctctccctgtatctctctatgCTGTTCAGTCGAGTGTATTTACCACTGACAAAGACCTGAAGGCAGAAAGAGTGAAGGGAGTCTTTGAAAGCCTGAGATCCCAGTTTATGAGCTACTCCATCAAGCCTGTGAGTAACATCATTACCAGGGCAACAACAAAGATGGCTGCCTCCAATCAGGTTAGTTCAGAGACACTCCAGGCAGCATCAGCAAAATCATCTGCTGTGGCTCAGAACCTTATTAGTTTGGTTTTATTTAAAGTTGCCAAGGTGTCCTGCTCTGATGACTTAGAGGGTCTGGGTGATCATCTCAGATGCCCCTCAACTTTGACCAGAGTTTTGACACCTTTGACCTCTGAGAAAGTTACACTGACACCTGCTGTTCTGAAGATCAGAAGGGAGATGTCTAAGGAAGTGGCCACCGAACTCCAGAGTTTCCTGATCAAGGAATCCCTTACTGACACCCAGACACCATCCAATGGACATGTTTGCACTTCTGGTTCTGCCCCAAGGGAAGCTGTGCGGGACATCCTGAGGAAAACCAAAGAGGAGGCTTCCAACAAAAGCCTGAATAATATTTTCTCTGTAAATTTGGATGAGCGGCTCACAGACTCCATTGCAGATGCCTTATATCCAAAGCTGCATGACAGATTGGAGTCCAAGAGAGAGCTGCAGGCTTCTTATTACAGCTCCCAGATAAGCTGTAGCCTCAGCCCCTTCAAAGTTGAGAGCAGCCTAGAGCTCCAGGAGTTCACTGACCCACTATCTGAGTCAGTATTGTGTCTCCTGGATAGGACATTTGGAGATAAAGCTCAGAACTTAAAGACAGGTGGGGGTGTTTTACAATATGTCACAGACCCAACCTATAAGAAGCTTTTGATTGGACCCCACACCAACGACGTCAATGTGGTTATGCACACGATTGCAGTGGAGGAGTTGCCTGTTGAGGGTTGTATTGCACAAAGTGAGGCCAATCATGGCCTTCACAAGAAGCAAGAGTTACCTTCCAGCACCAGTGGCAGAGGGAATGAGACCCCGAGCCCTACTAATTGCCTACTGGAGGGTGTAGTGGGCAAACTGGTACGGAAGATGCTATTTCAGGGCCTTAACATCCCTGAGGTACCCATGAACTACAGCCGCTCTGAGAACTTTAAGCTACAGTATGAACTGGTTGCAAAGCTTTGTCCTTTGATGGTAAGGACAATCATGGCTACAACCATAGCCAATCAACCACCTACTATTCAAGAAGCAGCGATGTCTTCCGAGAACATCCATGTGAAAGAGCTGTGTGAGGCAGGTATCAAACACCTCAAAGAGAACCATGTACCCAATGACTCTGAGACAAACATCATGGTCAGAGGGGCTTTGAGTGAAATTGAATCCTGTATGATTGAGACCTCCGACAAGGACTCTCCCAGTCTACATTCCACACCAGAGGTGGTTGTAGACCTGATCACCAAGCTGCTTCATGGGTATGAGCTTAACTCAGAGGACTTTGCATCACCTGTGTCATCCCCAACCACCACTCTCTCTGATGTGGCAATGGACATGGTGGTTTCTGTCCTTCGGGACATGTCCGATTCCCCAGACGTTACCTCAGCATTGGAAATGACCAAGGATCTCAAGACGCCGTACTCCCGCCCCTCAAGTGCAAGGATTGTAAGTGCCCTCTGCAGAGAGCTGGAGGAGCACATGGGCTCTCCTGATGCTCTGAGGCGAGCTTTGAGCCGTGGCAGCGGGGAGATGACAACAGCCATTGCGAGTGCAGTCACCAGGGAAGTCAACCGTCTGGGTTCAATCGTACCCAAAGTCTCTGTCAGGCCGCTCTCCTCAGACATCTGCCTAaggacagaccaggacaaggtCATGGTTAAGAGCCGATGTGGCTCAGCTGAGGTGAAGGCATCCCAACCGGTGTATATTATTGTTCATGTAGAGGCGGTGATGGATATCATTGTCCGGCTGCGGTCTCTGATTGTTCCTCGGACCCAGGATAAACTGGCCAGCTGGACCCTAGTTGAGGATGTGACCAACAAGCTGTCCAGTGCTCTGTGGGTGAGGGTGACTAACAGGTGGAGGGAAGCAAATGTCTGCCTGAAGGCAACAGACATCTTTCAGTTGGTGCTGTCTGTGCATAGAAAGTTGATGCAACGCTATGGCACAGAGGAAGCCCTACAGAAGATACTGTGCCACAAGGCACCCAAGCTGCACAAGGACATTGTCTGTCTTGTCACGAACGGAATTATGGATGCACCATCCAAACTTCAAGACACCAAAAATCTGGAATCTACACTCAACTTGAAAGAATTGACAGCCTTGTTTAATGAAATGACAACCCGTCAATCTTTGAATAAGAAAGCTGAGCAGAGCAGCATCAAGACTGAGATTGAACAGCCGGAGTGGTCCACTGTGGAACAAGTGACATCCGGTTCCACCAGCTTCATTAGGGAGCTTATATTAGAAGAAGTCCTGATGAAGCTTGTCAAGAAGATATGCCGTATGCCAAAAAGGACCAACAAGCGTCAGCGCATCCAGATCAGTGATCTGGTGACTGAGCTGATCCGATTGTTCGACGATGAGGTGGCCAAATATCTGATTGAGGAAATGGAAAGCCAGCAAAAAAGTTTCAATTCTAAGATGACATCGAAGCTGGCAGATGCCATCTACACTGACCTTGGGAAGGTCAAGCGTTTGAAACGCTCCTTGAAAATTGACGAATTATTTGAGGATCAGGAGATGCTTTCCATTGTCTCTGTCATTGTTTCCCACAAGCTACTGGCCATCTTGAAACCCTCAGTTTCCAACCCATATGACCGTGAGACCTCAGACCTTGAAGACTCATGCAGTAATGATTTGGAGGATGCGGAATCTGAGGGGGTGCATTATGCCACCGGCAGAAAG TCCAACATGAGCATCGTCTTTAAAGACACTACAAACCAGCCAGAGATGTACATTGCTGTGGATTCTCCACCTATGA TTAAATTTTCCAAGATGAGGAAAGGCATCCGGGACTTCTTCTGGGGAGTCCAGAAGGCCTGGAAACGCTTGGTCACCTGCAAGTCCTCTGGGTCCTCTGATGGGTAG